A region from the Solibacillus sp. FSL H8-0523 genome encodes:
- a CDS encoding SH3 domain-containing protein, with protein MKKILKPLISVIAIGALSLSINLDNNVSANEIANTCKYDSTSKVNPDYSTMNCLLTETALIYDVPPEIVKAIAEGESGNWRHFDVNGEAIVTADNGIGIMQITNQADYNQDRLKSDLVYNIRAGVETLNKMFKRKDLPSINGGEKNVLEHWYFAIMAYNGTKPVNSPIIQATGERNATAYQEKILQIIEKLELLDLTVPHFSREHFQYDSSSKENIKFSEMNYDFDLPYTKSKYFFETNQKVIVTTKNIRERPTTDSQTVGTLREGETVTITGPFEYEEVPTKTNHFVWYPVKRNDGTKGYVASSYLSDAALPSTTPVNTSKDFSSYAKKFADFSTTAWWRDDMIWAIDRGLISGYGNVWNAKTKKYETQLQPNTQLTEAHFLTIFFRFAQKVELASVKNTSTWNKSGLYNMAKKYKMPVLANEESTASKGLADKGIRRGKLAQLMASYYYGNKVSENEAIQFFLDNGITTATSIGSYNRDEILTRSQISAFIQRYESFVSKQK; from the coding sequence TTGAAAAAGATATTGAAACCATTAATTAGTGTTATTGCCATTGGTGCCCTCTCTCTGTCTATCAATCTAGATAACAATGTATCAGCTAATGAAATTGCAAATACATGTAAGTATGATTCGACATCGAAAGTTAACCCTGATTATTCAACAATGAACTGTTTGTTAACCGAAACTGCATTGATTTATGATGTTCCGCCTGAAATTGTGAAGGCAATAGCGGAAGGCGAAAGTGGAAATTGGCGTCATTTCGATGTGAATGGTGAAGCGATTGTAACAGCTGATAATGGAATTGGCATTATGCAAATTACAAATCAAGCCGACTACAATCAAGATAGACTAAAAAGCGATCTTGTCTATAATATTCGAGCGGGTGTAGAGACGCTTAATAAAATGTTTAAGCGGAAGGATTTGCCTAGCATCAACGGAGGGGAAAAAAATGTACTGGAACATTGGTACTTCGCTATCATGGCTTATAACGGTACGAAGCCAGTAAATAGTCCAATTATCCAAGCAACTGGTGAAAGAAATGCAACTGCCTATCAAGAAAAAATTCTTCAAATCATCGAGAAATTGGAATTACTAGACTTAACAGTGCCGCATTTTTCACGCGAACATTTTCAATATGACTCTAGCAGCAAGGAAAATATTAAATTTTCAGAAATGAACTATGATTTTGATTTACCATATACAAAATCAAAGTATTTTTTTGAAACAAATCAAAAAGTTATTGTAACTACTAAAAACATTAGGGAAAGACCTACTACGGATAGTCAGACTGTAGGGACATTACGTGAAGGTGAAACGGTTACCATTACAGGTCCTTTTGAATATGAAGAAGTACCAACAAAGACAAACCATTTTGTTTGGTATCCAGTAAAAAGAAATGACGGCACCAAAGGGTATGTAGCATCAAGTTATTTAAGCGACGCTGCTTTACCATCTACAACTCCAGTTAATACGAGTAAGGACTTTTCATCTTACGCTAAAAAGTTTGCCGACTTCAGTACTACAGCTTGGTGGAGAGATGATATGATTTGGGCCATCGACCGAGGTTTAATTAGTGGTTACGGTAACGTATGGAACGCAAAAACAAAGAAATACGAAACGCAGTTACAACCGAACACACAATTAACAGAAGCTCACTTCCTAACAATCTTCTTCCGTTTCGCTCAAAAAGTTGAATTAGCAAGTGTAAAAAACACATCGACTTGGAATAAAAGTGGGTTATACAATATGGCGAAAAAGTACAAAATGCCTGTACTAGCGAATGAAGAATCTACAGCCTCTAAAGGTCTTGCGGATAAAGGCATTAGACGTGGTAAATTGGCACAACTGATGGCATCTTACTACTATGGGAATAAAGTAAGTGAAAACGAAGCTATTCAATTTTTCTTAGATAATGGGATTACTACAGCTACATCAATCGGTAGCTATAACCGTGACGAAATTTTAACTCGTTCTCAAATATCAGCGTTTATTCAAAGATATGAATCATTCGTATCAAAGCAAAAATAA